The region GGCATGAGTGAGGTCTCATGAACCAATTAACAAGCAGGTCTCTCCACCAGTCACTAgtttcagccaattaaaattGTCCATTTGCGTTCTGTTATGCAGGTTTCGGACATCCCATGTTCCATTCCATGGGTCCCATGGGAAccgctccgccccctcccatGGCCATGAGACCTCCGGGCCACATCCACTACCCTTCCCAGGATCCTCAGCGCATGGGCGCCCACGCCAGCCGGCACGGCGGGTCCTAATCTGGCAGGCGCGCCGTGCGCTTCCCGCGCTCAGACTGCCGATTTACATTttatccctttttctttttttgtataccGTAATAAAAAAAGTGGAACGAGACTGAGTGAAGCATTGTTGTAAAATTAGCtgaaatgattttttcccccccaaatgaTTGTCCTTTTCAGAAAACTTgagaaattgtttttgtttttcaggcaGGAAAGATACCCAAACTGCCATGCACACCATTAACTGTTATTGATATGAAGGCTCACTCATATCAGGAAATAGTCTCTGAAGACAGTACGTGGTAGAGTTCTTTGCTCCACAGAAAGGGCTCATTAATATgtttcacgcacacacacccgacacacacacacacgcacacatgtatgGAGCTGTACAACTGAGATGTTATTCTTCAAATTTTCTGGAGGATAATGAGTATCCATACAATGTTTTAGCTCTGTTGAGAGGTGTTGATGAGAATGTGAACTTCCACCACGGAAGGTGACATCACACCCAAGAGCTTGAATCGGAATGCAGTTCTTCCCATACCTGGGGACCGTTGGTCTTTAGCCTGCCGAGTGaactgtctgtgttgtgtggctGTAGTTCCAAACCTGGAACCTTCCAGACCTAAGTTGTATTGgccacttgtgtgtgtgtgtgcagcttcAGCGTTCGGGCTCTGATTGCAGTGGGAGGAAACGGCTTTACAGTGTAGTGTACACATTCAGCGAAACTGTAAAGatcatgttttatttcttaatgaGGGAAAGCAGTCTTAGGAGCTAACAAACTTGTAtgatctgtttttcttttatccaTTTTGACAAATTGtacccttttttcttttttttataaaatcaaGAATTTTATATGTTGTCCTTATTAAACATCCTTAccatcttttattttgttgtctttttttggaGTTGGTCTCATTTGGCCAAATCggcagatgtgttttttttttgttgattagTGTTAAGGTTGATTCCCTTCGGTAGGAGAACCTCGCGTGATGTTGCATCAAAGAAATATCAGTATCAAATGGACCCGGAAGCCATAATGTGACTTCATAGGTGGGCTGAGAGTTGACCAGCCTATGGACTGCACCAGAAGGTTAGCCCTTCATTGTATTTTGGGcacattttaagtattttttaatttattttttaaaatccccatTAAGTCATTAATGTTTTTCCTTATTTACTCCCCACCTTCCCCTTGCttaaatttttttgaatttttcattattattattttaaactcaATAAATATGCCATTAAATTGAAGCCAGGTAGCAGTATACATTTTGTCTATACACTAGACCCTGTGGGGACTTCACCACATGCCAGGCTGTACTGTTAATGGCTGAAACCTGGTGAACTTTaagatcaattaaaaaaaatacaatttttaatcaTGATTATTTCAACTACATGTATAATGCAATCTCCATTTAATGTGGGTGAACTAAGATGTTACTTAGGGGTGGGGTGAGTAGGATCAAGTTAGCAGCACACTTGTACCTTTTGACCTTCCTGTATAACTAAAGTGGGAGTCCTATATTTAAATCTACATACTTGATTACTGCCCATGGCACTGTGACATGCACAGCATGTAAATATACTTTTTggcttttatttgaatttaattattgaaatgGTGTTTTAATGACCTTTTTAGAATAAAAGGAAgtgttttgtaatgtaattatggtTAATGATAATTGGATTATTCCTTATTTGGAGTATCCGAGCGCAGTTGCAGAATAGTGAATCGTTCGTTTTGTGGATGCTGGTGGTCTTCTGATGTACGTCTGTGTGTTCTATGCATATCAACTTGAATAAGGCCTTTTAAATCAACGAAACATTACTGCTGGATCATTCTTTGGCTTTATGTTTCCCTTGCGATGAGTGAAGCGATCTGTAGGGATTCagtctattgttttttttagttttttttttttttatctttgagtgcattcataaataatttttccaCTGGCTACCAACATGGTTACTCtcatgagctgtgctgtgttccgAACAAATACTTGCAAACTAAGCACTTTTGCACATGAAAGTACAGTCAGGTACTCTCAAATATACTgatgagtacatgtgcaagtatGCGAGTGCAGTATAAACAAATTTGGTTATATTTGGAAGGCATTTTACATGTCATGCTGCTATTAACAGTAAACGGTGTAGGTCAGGTATGTTTATTAAACTCTCTAATGTATTTCAGAAACAACCTTCAATATTCTTGTTGAGTAAAAactcaactttttttcttttatttgcttAGTATTTAGGTGTCAGGAAAATACTTGCATAATGACTTCTGTACAATCAATTATTTGTTACTGCTCTCCTTTTCCTGAATTTGTATAACCTTTTAGCAGGGACTTCTGGAGACTTTACACTGCAATGCATGCTGTGGGTTTCCATCCTCCAAAATTCGCAAGAAATAATCTGGGGACATTGTACATTTGCTCTCACGtacaaattttttaaacattacctGATATGTCAGCCTGAACCGTCCATGAATTCTGGGTAGTATGCAAGTATGCGCTTTGGAACACAACCGGCGATTTGCATCATGAACTCTGGTGGAAAAAGGAAAGCAGGGGGTGCGTTCTTCCTTCAGTCTTTTTGGGGACCGCTTCCCTATCACAGCTCTGGGGATTCGCCCCACCCTTGGGGGGCGCGGTTGAAGTCGGGGCGGTGGCACATGCGATTCCAGGCCGGGTTCGATTCTTCGTGGACCTCCATGAGCTGGAACCCGGGCGTTCTCATGTTCCCCCCAAAAGGTGTCGGggctctggaaaaaaatggaaggTACCCCAGTTCAACTAAACAAATGATTGAATTGCCATTGCCTAGAAACTGCAGACTGGTTTCAGATGGCatatttactgccattttcaggctttgtaaatatgaatgaatcTGATTTACTTGTCTCAACCCGCCTAtctgtaatatttcatttatagaCCTCCTATCCATTACTTAAAATTATtctcttatccaaagtgattTGAAAAACTACGATATTTACCAGTCGTAAAAATcctgtcttttttcatttttttgcaataaaagTTTGCATCCAGCTCAAGAACTGACAAGTCTGCCTCACATAGATTAGCAAGTGACACATCACGTGATTGACTTTAACACATAATGTGTCTGGCTGGAAAAAGTACAAATTCTAAAATGTACCTTCTCAGTACAAACATGATTATGTTAACAACGACCTAAGACACTGCTATATATGATGTCAATTTATGCCTGAAGTTTGCTATCAGTACCCCATTAGAATGGATGGATTGGATCCGACTAcaagtaaacagaacacaagcTGTGGTATAGAGATGCCATTTAGCTGAGTGAAGCCCAATGTTATAAGATTACAGGTCAGTGCATATGCTgtactgattattattatcattaatattaatattattacgCAGAAACCAAAAATATCCCTGAAATTGCCTGATCGTAAGAGTTTTACCAGTACTGTCCCATTCGTACATAGTTTATGGTCTTCCAATATTACATCGGTGGAGCGtctgacaaaatgtttttctcataTCTGGCAGGCAGGGGCGTATTACGTGAAcgttttaaaatggaaacagGACTGAACTGAACGTCTGTCTGCAGAAGATCGCAGGCGCGGTGGCCGAATGGGACGGAAGCTGAGCCAAAATTCCCAACTTTATGACGTGCGCACGTCAGAAGAGCAGAAAAAATACAGCGGACCATTCAAGCTGAACTCCTCGTTTATTAAACGAAACGTTTGACCTGCTACAGAATGTTCTGACTATTGAATAGTGAAAGAATAGCTTGTATCTATAGTGTGGACCTGGGCATGAAGCTTGGGGTTACAGTAATAAATCCACCGATATGCTGTGGTGGGCTCTTTGTGGGGGAGAATCGAACGTCAGCCCTGCCTGTCTGAATTGGAAAAGAGGCGTGCCAGGCTTGAGGGTGTCTTCTTTCCCCACCCGGGGAGCAGATGGTCCCAAGGCCCTGTGGCACGCCAGAACCGGCTGGGTTTCACGAGAAGGGCAAGGGGGAAACTCGACCCAGCGATACAGCAGTCTGGGACGTGGAGTGGCCATTTTTTATTGAGTgctcatttcttttaaattagaCTGATTACCGCTCCTTGGGTGTGTAATGTCACTGTACACTGTAAGGATTGGAACTCCCCATAGCCTATTTCAGGTCACatgggggagatggaggggggtgttgggggtccCAGAATAACACTGAAAGCTAACTGCTGCATGTTCTGCCTGAGGACTTTAAAGTTGGGGTTATACAAGGAAAGGACTTgtatagccccccccccccccatccccacctgTGTAATGAGGGTATAATCTATGACAGATTTACAGATCAAAGGAGGTATGTGACACCCAAGTATCAATCCACTTGGCTCATATtacttgttgttgttttcatggAAGCCTGATTGGTTCAGAACTTTATATTGCAGTTCAGAGCAAAGGCAATGACGTATTATTTGATTCTGGATTTCTTTccagcttctgcttctgctaACTCATTTTAATAAGACCAATCATTTATGTTACCTGCGTAATAGCTAGATTTATTGGTAAGCTAGCGAATGACAGCTAAAGGGACTGACCTGTTGAAGCACTTGTAGGTGACTTTGCGGGGAGCTTCAGGGAGTTGGATGTTCACGGTCGTCACAATGTTCTCGCGGTCACTCCAGCTCTTCTGCCACGGGCAGTGGTAGGACTTTGGGATCACGGTGACATTGAACCTCTCATGGGGGACCTCCTTCAGAGGCCCTGAGTAGCCTGAGAGGAAGGAAATcttccaggtcaaaggtcatgtaGATGATTTACAACCATGtccattaaaggaaaaacagtgtgtattaaaatggcaaaattgaGTCCTTGCTTTGTTTGTTGTTAGAAGCAGTTAATAGTTTTGGTTCAGTACAACAACCCGATCACTGTTAACCTGATCCCTTTGTCGTCCCTTTGTTAGCATGCGCTGGCACGCGGCTGCCGTCTCCATGGTTACCTGGAGCCAGGACATCGGGGCTCCCTTTCTTGGCCATGCTTTGTTGCAGGGATGCCAGCATGCCAGTCTTCCCACCCGGTCCGGAGAAGTTCTTCATTTGGAAGTTATCTGATTGGAAGTTATCCGCTTGGAAGTTGTGCTTCCCGTCCTGCATCCCGTCTATGTGTGATTGGCCCTGGGCTGTCTCTCCTGCCTGTTCTGTCTGGGTaggcaattttaaaaattggattattcatttgtatatattttttttcttttaatttgaacaGTCCTGGTTTTCTTCTAAAACCACCATTTTGAGAGAGACCAGGCCATGAGAGAAGTGTGTCAACATTAATGTTGCATGCAGATTATTCCAATTCCAAGCCTAAACCCAAAGGATAAGAAACTAGtaaatcttaaaaataaaaaaagaaacccaccAGGTTCTTATTTCTGGTCATTACGTGGTCGTCTGGTTGAGTCAACACAGAATGTTCTCACAAGGCCACTGGAATGTTCTGTCAATGTTATAGCATTGGCACTACATGGCAGCGATattgtgagaacgttttgtgtTAGCTAGGGAAGCAGCTCGATGTGTTGCACTGGTCTTGTTAAATGGTTCAGGAAGCTCAAATGACAGAGACTACTTTGACAGAGATTCATGTGGAATGAAAGTGAGGATAAGATCTGATGAAAAGAAAGTGGGTGAGTGACTGACATGGCCCCCAGGTTTCGACGAGCGGCCCGCGTTCTCCAGGGTGAACCTGTTcgctctcttctgtctctcgtGATACATGAGCGAAGCCCTGTTAGCCTTCAGCCCCAGTTCCTCCATCATCACATCTTTTGGCACGCTGATCTTCCGGCCCAGGTCCAGatgcactgagacagacagacacacgcacacatacacacacacacatatgcgcatgcacacgcacacacccacacacacacacacacatgcacaaacaaacaaacacacacacgcacggacacacccacgcacacacacatacacacacacacacgtgcacacaaacccatacacacCAGTAAATACTCACAACACTTCGGCAACAAGACtcttaattaatatttaattatatttcaatatttaatatttcaatgaGAATAGGAAACGAATCCAATAACTTAATTACTTGACTATATCTAATCACCCATGCAGCTAATACAGCCCTCTCAGAATGAGAGTCCAAACCTTGGCTCAGTCACAATAACCTACAGCAGCATTAGGGTTGGTTGGGAAGAAGGTGTTTCTGGCGAGCAGTCATGTTTTAAGGGTTCACTTCCTTGTTCTGTTAGCCCTGCtagtcacattttaaaattagttttgcCCACACACCCATCTGAAATCAGTTTTCGATATGTGGTTCAGCTTAATAGTCTCCAGCAGATGGTTTATATATAGACTGATTgtaagtgttttttgtttggtgtaGGCAGCGACATACTCCCACGGCCACTCCAGGAACACACAAAAACCGCTTCAGTTCATCCCCGTAAAATTCAGAGAAAGGGGCAGGCAGTCAACAGAAAAACTCTGCCCCAAATGTTGCTTTTAATGACTGACCCTTTGACAAGcagtaaacaaaaagaaaataataataaaataaaaaaatatatatacatatagcgCTTACACTCCCTCCAACAAATCACCAAACTGTATAAGCTATGAGATGTTCTAGTTTGCCATCATGGTATTACACAGTATCCCCCAATCCTAATGCCATGATCCCAATGCCATTTCtaaaacataatattaatataatttcaacAATAAGTGTTTTTTTAGACAGATTACAACAGTTAATTAGTAGTGAATGTAAACACAATTACTTGATAGGtagtgatttattattttactgataaagaaataaatttttATATAATGTGTGAAACAAATAGTAAAACAAATATGGAAGGAtgcctttacattttttatttcaggcaCATTCCTGTGTTTATCCTGTGACAATTCTCAAAGGGTGTCAAATCCAGCCCAATGTCATAAAATCAAAGCTGAACTGATTGAACTGATTAGCAGTACAGATAAACACATAAAATGGAGGCAGCTGCGGTTCAGCTTTCAAGGATAGGTGCACATGGGATGAGTGAGTTCATTTTTAGAGTTTCACAAGTAAAAACAGGGCTAGTACACCTGTTGAGGTGAATACAAAATATTCGTACCTTCCTGAAGGTCTCCGTTCATTTCCACGGCCTGCAGTTGTCTGTTCTTGGCCCGGTCACGATATGTTAGATGAATCATCTTCTGTCACCTGTTTGGGagtttattaaagaaaaatcactgACTATGCACGCAACGCTTGCCTTGTACCCATTCTATGTGTACATGTTCAGTGCTATGCAAGGGTTATGcaagtagaaaaaaatattagacTACATTAAAGGTTGAGGGTTTATGATGAGAGTAAATACTGAGAAACAATATTAGCCTCTGTGTTAGAGACGTTAATTGTTACTAAATTATTTATCAGAGGCTCAAATGATGAGCTGAATCCAGAAAAAAAGCCTCAAAAACTATAGAATACCAAAGCAAACGCTTTGTGTGAAATCTGCAATGGTGTAATGTTGCTCTTAGTGTTAGGAATTATGAGAATATTACTATGATAAAAGCTAATGTTGCTTTTATGGCATGAGGAGTACATTGATATGCtcaggttattattattatttttttatttggtgtcCAAAGGGATCATGTTGATTTCCCTTCCTAATTTGGACTGTCAAATTGACGGCACAGTGAAGACATGTGGTGTCACCAGCCTGCTTCGTTACACTCTGAAGCCCACAGCCAAGCTCACACTGATTTGGAGGAAGACATTTCGTATGCAGTAGCTTTGGCATGCTGATTGACCAGTGGGGGCCACCAGAGAGCACGGAAATGCGGACACCTAACCATCTGAACCCTCCCGTAGCTTGGACAATGCAACTGGCAATTGTTCATCACCCTGTGGGGCTACCAGCTATAGTCGACTCTGGCATCCATGCGCCACAGCCTACAGCCTTAACCGctatgagccacccagcagccccaaggTTAGTGCTAATGAGCTTAATCATAATTTTACTGTCCTATGTACTTGCTAAAGCTTTGACCAATGCTACACACTACAATATAATAATCTTATATAATAAGTGCTTTTCATACAAGCATCCAAGAATACATTTTctaattcaaatatatatgtttttacaatcaaatatatatatatatatttatatatcatatatattccctatatatatatatgtatatataggcctatatgtatatatctaGGCCTGATGCTGTGTCCCTTTTATTCCAGAGTTTTTGCTCTGCGCTCATGATATTGTGGTCTGAGTGATATGTGACctacacagctctgtgtgaaaaGTTCATTATCACATGGGAGTTCCAGCTGTACGAGTTTCCTCTATGTCTGCTATGTCCTCTTTATAGTGATACTGTACACGTATCTGCATGCGAAAGTAGCAAGGGGGTGATCCCAGCCAGTCTGTTTAATTCTGATACCTAGGATGGGCGTGAGCTATATGAAGAAGGGACAAAACACTTGTgccttaaataaaataaaacagccaaaaatgactacaacatttaacataagttaaataaaagaaacaggAGTTTTCAGACTTACTCTGGGAGGGTCAATTTTGAGGGTCCTGGGTCAGATCAAACGGTGTCCCGTCCTGTTTGGGTGAAGGGTCCTGTCTGCCCCTGTACTCCTCTCAAGGAGGTCTCTAACTTGGGTGTCTGAGATCAACAGAGCAGGATAAGAGATCAGGCTCCTCCAGGTTAGGTCAGCTGCTTATTTTAGTCAAGCCCGGGGTCTGCTCTGCCTTGGGGTAATGGACTGGAATTtacaccctctccctctcctgctctggcAGTAAAACTACGACTGAAGGATCTGTGCTCGTATTGCCTGGAAGGACATGACGGTCTCTTTGTGTATAAAGCCGGGAGTCAACTGTATAAATGCCTTCATACCAAGCCAAACATTTATATTCCTTGATATCAAGTCAACCataattattcatttctgtCAAGTCAAACATATGTATTCCTTGATATCAAATCAACCATATATATTCATTACTGTCAGGACAAACATATATTCATTGATATGAAGTCAAACATATATATTCCTTTGTATCAAGTCAACCATATATACTTATTAAGATCAAGTCagacatatgtatatattccttTATATCAAGTCAATCATATATATTCACTGATATCAAatcaaacatatatttattccTGTAATTCAAgtcaactatatatatattccttaaAATCAAGTCAACCAtatatattcattcatataaagtcaaatatatatattcctttctttgttttccttcaaGCCTGGATTGCCCAATCACAGTCATATGTCATATTTTTCCATTCTCTGTACTCTGAGAAGGTATGAGTGAAACCTTAGATATTTAGTGCATGTGATACCTATAATTTGAGTGTGTTTAAAAAGAATACTCTGGTTATGTGTCATGGCAACACTCTGGGTGGATGTAACATTATACCAATACTCTGACTGTAATACTAATACTCAGGAATATAATACTGATTTTCTCAGAGGATGTGCTGTTGATTCTAGTTGGATGTGGTATTGATACTctattccattcattttattttatcaggaAAACCTAAATAAGATCAAAATGTCTTTGACAAGTAGGAGCtgatacactctcagaaaaaaaggtaccattcagcacctagaaaggtacaatcgcttgtcactgtggcagtaccccttgaaggtacagaactgtacctttaccagaaaaaagataccattcagtacctagaaaggtacaatcacttgtcactagtacctttagaggtacagttttgtacttgtacagaatttgtacccttgtgtacctttatttctgagagtgtatcaaatacatatacaatatGTCATTTTCATGTCATGTTGAGATTTTCTTGTTGATTGCTCCTCATTGCAAGAAGGTCATTCTACTGATGCTCTAAGATCGTCCAGACTGTTGTTTAGGTCCACATGTGTATTGGGAGataataaatgtgtatttctcAGTCGATTTCTTGAGCAAGTGTGAATCGAACAGAGCTCTTGTTCATTGCAAATTCCATGATTTCCATTTGCCGgcattttctttcaattttctCAAGACATCATTTTTACCAGTCAAAACAGAATTACAAATATCTTCAATTATAATTTGGTATGTGTGAATGATGatatctgtgatgtcattatagATTATAGAtgattttgactagtcaaaatgtatTCGCAAATATCTGGAATTATCCTTCTTACCAATCAGATTCTTATTGCAGATATCTTGATTTATCATTCGGACTGGTCTCATTGTAATTATGACTTATCGAAATGCATTTGtagatatataaaatgtaattatggatAGTCCTGTTCCAAATACCTTATGTTTCTGTTTCTACATTAAAATGGAATCAAGATGCAAGGAACAGAAAGAACTATAGAGCTTTTAATTGTTCGTACATAGAAACAGACAACACATTATACAGTTACATCATATCATACAGACTATACTAATTTACTTCAGtctcacagacactgaaagTCAGAGGTGTCCAATTCGATCAACATTTTGTCCTTAACTGGCTAACAACTAAAttccaattattttttattaatttccctaaacacagtttggcaagtccAGAAGTCGCTGAAATTACTTTGCCAAAGTTTTAATTTAGGACCTTTCATTTTAAGTCAAGGTGAAggaaaaaatgagattttatctTGATCTTAGAAATTATGGTCACTCAATTCGTTTGCAGGGATCATAAAATATGTAACTGAGGGCTTggcttttgaataaaaataataataatgacttttCAATAGTATATTTACAACAAAGTAATAAAAGGTAAAcagaatttgtaaaaaaaaaaattgaagaggGGCTTTTGCAGAATGGAGCTTTAGGttgctttttttgcatttacaatGTTGCAGGAAATCCAATTCATGCCATCCTGTAAAgcgaaatgaaaaataattaaaaaatgagccAATCAACCAAACATCTCACCAACCAAATATATTAACGACAATTTGTACTGTAACAAATTAACAATCAACAGTTTGCACTGTAAGGAAAGGTCAATTAGACAAATACACAGCTATACCAATAACATTATCTAAGAGGAAAtccaaggaaagaaagagaaataagaAAGGATATCTAAAGGGGTTAAGGGGGAGCCAtgatgcagtctgaagaggtgggcgCTTAGTCTGCATCCAGCAGAATATGGGCAGCATCTCTGCTGTTCTAACTGCATTCCTCATTCCACCTCTGgatgggagggtgggtgggtgggttgtgGGGACAACAGATTGGAAGAGTGtcctggggggtgggagggggtgagtgTGGTGCAGATTGAGAGGTTTGGTAGATGTGTAGAGCCTGATGACCCTTTGGAGGTATAATAGAGCGGTCCCTTTATCTGCCTGATTCACTAGCAGTAGCACCACAATTTCCAATTTGATGTGCCGATATAGGCAGCCAGCTGAGGAGGGAGATTAGAATGGGACAATTTCTgcggttttgtttttgatctCATTACAAAATTGCTACGCTGCGAGCAGGGTTCGAACCTGCGCGGGGAGACCCCATTGGATTTCAAGTCCAACGCCTTAACCACTCGGCCATCGCAGCTCATGCTATTCCCTGGATAATACAAGCTGGATATTCTTTTGTGGCATTTCAAAACCTGTGTGAAAAGTGTCACCAGAGAGACTGgcaacacacaccatacatgcGACAGACACGTGTAGATTGGGACTGTACTGTGACTGCATTCTTGGATAGTCTCAATATGTTACGTTGAGAATGACCTGGCAATCTCtggtctttttctttctcagcaAAAGACCAGAGACCCGGGATCTCTGCAAAGCTGCTTTGCCCTTTGTAAGAAGCGCTGtacaaacaaaattgaattgaactgaactggacATTCATTGCAACAAGGCTTCAGCAGTCAATGGAAGTGGAAGCTTTGGGACCTCTAGAGGTTATCTGTGGCATGGGTCCTTCTTTGAGCGACCAAATGATTGACATGTAATAATCTGATATCATGATACCATGTGGCCAGCTCCCAAAAAGAGTTTTCAGAATGCTATTTCCCCCCACAGACTAGACATTTAGATTATTCCTGAGAAAAAGGGTCACAAGAATTACACAATTTGTTACTTTTTCAtattccaaaatgtaaaaaatatacagtatgctttGCTAGGTAAAAGTGTAAGAAGTGGCCCAATCATGTGGGatagtaatgaaatgaaagcattttgaTATCATTCAAGAGGCTATTTATTTGTACTGAGGGAAAAAGtgttattttcagttgtttGGTTTTAGTTATATAACTGATATTTATGGCtttttagttattatttttatctgtcATTGAACAGTAAAATTTAACTTGAAATTAGCCTTACTAAAATGGCCAAGATTAATGGACTGATGTGTTCAAATGGCTATGAAGTTTGAAATAGAGATTTCAGGCTACCTCTTTCAGTGGAGGAAAATTCTGGAAATTCCTGCCTAACTGCTTGTGTTGCTGTAAGCCGCATAATCATTTGTGTATTAATAGTGCCTTTCCCAATGTTAACTGACTGCAGGTGAAGTGCGGGGAAGGAGAAGCACAGGTCCGCTGAATTACAAATTTCCATATTTCCAAAAAGGTGCCTGAACCTAGCACAATCCCAGTGACATCACTCAAACCGACAGGCATTACCAGCACAGAATGCTCATGTAAATTTTTAGGCTGCCACTGTTCTGACACAGAATATTCCCATTGCAAGCAGCGAGCAGCAAGC is a window of Anguilla rostrata isolate EN2019 chromosome 9, ASM1855537v3, whole genome shotgun sequence DNA encoding:
- the LOC135263614 gene encoding myozenin-3-like, whose amino-acid sequence is MIHLTYRDRAKNRQLQAVEMNGDLQEVHLDLGRKISVPKDVMMEELGLKANRASLMYHERQKRANRFTLENAGRSSKPGGHTEQAGETAQGQSHIDGMQDGKHNFQADNFQSDNFQMKNFSGPGGKTGMLASLQQSMAKKGSPDVLAPGYSGPLKEVPHERFNVTVIPKSYHCPWQKSWSDRENIVTTVNIQLPEAPRKVTYKCFNRAPTPFGGNMRTPGFQLMEVHEESNPAWNRMCHRPDFNRAPQGWGESPEL